A stretch of DNA from Mycobacteriales bacterium:
CGTCCGCGACCTCGTGCGCACCTACCGTGCCCGCGGGGCGGTCGTGCCGGCCAACGACGGCATCGATCTCAGCGTCGGCCGCGGCGAGGTGTTCGGCATCCTCGGCCCCAACGGCGCCGGCAAGTCGACGCTCGTCCGCCAGCTGATCGGTCTCACCCGGCCCGACTCGGGCAGCATCACGCTGTTCGGCCACGACCTCGTACGCCGGCCGCAGATCGCCGCCCGCTGCGCCGCCTACCTGGCCCAGGACGAGGTCGCGCTGGCCGAGCTCCCGGTCGGCCTGGCCGTCGAGACCACCGCCCGGCTGCGCGGGGTGCCCCGCGCCGCCGCCCGCCGGCAGACCGCCGACCTGCTCGACGAGCTCGACCTGACCCCGATCGCCGCCCGGCCGCTCGTGCGACTGTCCGGCGGGCAGCGCCGGCTGGCGTCGGTCGCCGCCGCCCTCACCGGCGACCGCCCGGTGCTCGTGCTCGACGAGCCCACGACCGGCCTCGACCCGGTCGCCCGGCGGGCCGTCTGGTCGGCGGTCGAGCGCCGGCGCGCCGAGCGGGGGACCACCGCCGTCCTCGTCACCCACAACGTGCTCGAGGCTGAGACGGTCCTC
This window harbors:
- a CDS encoding ABC transporter ATP-binding protein, with the protein product MNSYVVRDLVRTYRARGAVVPANDGIDLSVGRGEVFGILGPNGAGKSTLVRQLIGLTRPDSGSITLFGHDLVRRPQIAARCAAYLAQDEVALAELPVGLAVETTARLRGVPRAAARRQTADLLDELDLTPIAARPLVRLSGGQRRLASVAAALTGDRPVLVLDEPTTGLDPVARRAVWSAVERRRAERGTTAVLVTHNVLEAETVLDRVAVLDRGRVIACDSPGRLKAAVDDEVRLDLVWRGEPPMTDATVAMLAGRAQVTGRRWSTRLPHEVAREALGHLTGGAAFGALDDFTLATPTLEDVYLALGGMADDLERV